In Kiloniellales bacterium, one genomic interval encodes:
- a CDS encoding response regulator: protein MTAERKRILVVEDDDFTSLLIQELLDFHGYSVLRAADAVDAYRLANELRPDLILMDIQLSDSSGLEATKWIREVDALRDTPIVAVTAFAMREDQRRIMESGCDAYIAKPFHTDYFLETISQLVGAEPQGEA from the coding sequence GTGACCGCTGAGAGAAAACGGATTCTCGTCGTCGAGGATGACGATTTCACCTCCCTGCTGATTCAGGAACTGCTCGACTTCCACGGCTACAGCGTGCTGCGCGCCGCCGATGCGGTCGACGCCTATCGCCTGGCCAACGAGCTCCGCCCGGATCTGATCCTGATGGACATCCAGCTGAGCGACAGCTCGGGCCTGGAGGCGACCAAGTGGATCCGCGAGGTCGACGCTCTGCGGGATACGCCGATCGTCGCGGTCACCGCCTTCGCCATGCGCGAGGACCAGCGCAGGATTATGGAAAGCGGCTGCGATGCCTATATCGCCAAGCCCTTTCACACCGACTATTTCCTCGAGACGATCAGCCAGCTGGTCGGCGCCGAGCCGCAGGGCGAAGCCTAG